The genomic DNA CGCCCTGTAGCTTTCGCAATCGACATGCCCAGCGACGTTTTGCCCACGCCCGGAGGTCCAACAAAGCAGAGAATCGAGCCCTTGGGATTCTTCACCAACTGCCGCACAGCCAAAAATTCCAAAATGCGGTCTTTGATCTTTTCCAGGCCGTAGTGGTCCTGGTTCAGGATTTTTTCCGCGTGTTCAATGTTGCGGATCTCTTTTGATTTCTTCTTCCACGGCACTGCCAGCAGCCAGTCAAGGTAATTGCGTGAAACCGTTGACTCGGCAGACATCGGCGGCATGGCTTCCAGCTTCTTCAATTCCTGGATCGCCTTCTCATGCACTTCCTTGGGCATGCCGGCGGTATCAATCTTCTTTTTCAGCTCGTCAAATTCGCTCTTTTCGCCGCGTCCCAGCTCTTTCTGTATGGCCTTGATCTTTTCGTTAAGGTAATACTCTTTTTGCGCGCGCTCCATCTGGCGCTTTACCCGCGTCTGGATAGTACGGTCCATGTTCAGCTTTTCAATTTCAATATCCAGCACGTCGGCAATGCGGTTAAGCCGCTCCGCCGGATCAAAAATATCCAGCAGCTCCTGCTTTTCTTCAATGGAAAGTTGCAGGTTCTGGGCAATCGTATCGCTCAGCTTCGCCGGATCGTTCATCCCGGTAATGATCACCGGCTCAAGATTCAAGCTCTGGCAGAGCTTTACATACTGGTCAAAAAGGTTGTGCACGCGCTGCATCGCCGCATCCAGCGCCTTGGTGGGGTCGGGCGGATACTTCACCGTGCGCACTTCAGCTTCAAAATAGCCTTCAGTGTTGGTCAGCTTCAGGATCCTGCCGCGCTCCACGCCTTCCACCAGCACCTTTATGTTGCCGTCCGGCAACTTCAGGTTCTGCACAATATTGGCGATCGTGCCCACCTGGTAAATCTCATTCGGCTTGGGCTCGTCAATGCTCGCGTCATGCTGGGTGGCCAGAAAGATCTTGCGGTCAGAGGCCAGTGCCTCTTCCAGGGCACGCACGCTGGACTCGCGGCCCACGATAAACGGGGTCATCATGTACGGGAAGATGACCACATCGCGTATGGGCATCATCGGGAGCTTGCGAGTTTCGAATTTTTCCTTAATTTGGGTCACTGAGTCGCCTTTTCTCTCGGTTTACAGGGATGGGGGTTTCCACCATCTTCCTACTTTTAAGAATATCACGCAACGCAAGCCGCCGTCGTGAGAGTGCTTCTGTGCCATTTTGGAAATTATGCTGAGTGGAATCAACGGTTTAACTAGAAACGCCTTAACCAGAGAACTCGGCAGCGCCGGCAGATTTCCAATGCTCGATTTCTAGAGTGTCTCGGTGTCAGCATTTCTCTGCCTCCTCCTTACTTATCTGATCCTCACATCACCGGGCTCTCAATCACCATTGTGTTGCTATCCGATCTCTGCTCCTGTCCCAATTCATCCCTGTTAGCTTAGATTTTGCGGCATCATCCTTGTCCGATCACCGGATCCCCCGATCACCGGATCCCCCGATCTCGGCAGCCTGCCCCTCCCTTGGTATCCCACCGTATCCAATATTGGCGTGAGTTTGTCCCACTGACCCATTTTCCGTTTGCGTCCTCTAGGGTGAAAATGGCTGTTGGTTTGGCTGAATACTAAGGGCGATTGCTGAATACTTCTTCTTTTTTGCTTTTGGGTAAAGTTCAACCACTCCGTATCTTAGGGCAAAACCTGCCGGCAAATAAAGCACGAAACCGGCCATGTTCAATTTCGCATGCTGAGAAATTCACGCCACTGGCCAAAACTCTTTGCAACTTTCCGGCAGTACACCTGCCCGTCGTAGGTCAGAATATCTCGAAGGAATCGAGAGGAAGTGGGCCTATCCCTGTGACGTTGGGGGTAGGCCCTACCGTTTCCCAGACAGACGAGCCGACATGGTTTTTGTGAAACTAGCGTCGCCGCCCCGTCGACCACAAAGGAACGCCCTTTTCGTCGCGCAGAGTCAGGACTTTGTCGCCCTTCTTGATCTCGCGAGCTATGATGGCTTCAGAGTCTCCATATTTGACCTTCGAGCCGGTCACCTCGACTTGATCGCCTTTCGCAAATGAAAAATTCTTTTCGGTCAGAAAAGCGGATGGCCCAACCATCACAGTCAGTGTTTCCTTGTCAGTTTTGAGGACCAAGTGTGTTCCCATGTGGCCCGTGTTGCTCTTTTGTCCGCGTTGCATTGTTCCTTCCTGGACATCCTGGATGGTCCCTTTAACAGTGACCACCGACGACGCATCATAACCACCCATGCGCATTCCCTGACCCATCCCCTTACCCATTTGAGCCATTCCGAATGAAGCCGTTACCATCGCCAGGGCAATGAGAGCGCCGCTTAATATGCTAAGTCTGAATTTCATAGCTTTCTTCTCCTTCGCGGGAACCAATTCCCGCAGTTTATGATTGATATCGTATTGCGATATTTATCTTGCTATTTTCCCGTCGACACCGTCTGTGATTTCCATCACATTGAGAAGAATTCATGGGTTTCGCCAAAAGCTTCTAAAGGTTTGTTCCCGCCAAAGCGAGAAACATTAACAATATCGTGTCACGAAGTGTTGTGTTTGCAACAAATTGAGCCAGTACTGCATCCTAAGTCACGGGAATCAGGTTTTTTTGCTTGTTCGGATCTCGCTTTTCCGGGCTAAAATGATTTCGTTTTCATGCTGACCGTGGTCTACAAATCGGTTCTGATCGTTGCGGTCGTTTGCGTGCTCCTGGTTTTTCTTGCGCCTACAATTGATCTGCCCGAATCAGCCCTACGTGCCAACCAGAACGCGAACAAGGTCATGATTTGCATGACGCTCTTGGCGGTTGAGCTCTTCTTTGCGGTAGGCATGCTGCTCTTCCGCGTAGGCAGGGAAAATCCTATCTCCCGCTTCAGCCCCCAAATGAACCCCTTGTTCTGCACTTTTCTTTGCTAGAGATTCCTCCCGCATCGCCACTCACAACACTCACAATTTGCTAGGGGGGAGGAAGATGCCATGGCAATCACTTGCCTTCGGACAGACTTTTTTGAGCGGTTGCAGAGCTGCAACCACCCAGTATTGCTTCTGGATTACGATGGAACGCTCGCTCCGTTTACAGTGGAGCGAGACAGGGCAGAGCCCTATGCCAACGCGATTGAGTCACTGCAACGAATCTGCCGGACCACCGGGACGAGGACCATTTTCATCACGGGACGCGCCGCCGGCGATTTGGATCGTTTGCTGCGGCCCTACGAACTGAGTTGCGAAATATGGGGCGGCCACGGCCGGGAGCGCCTGCATCCCGACGGTACATTGACGACTTTTGAGATTGAGCCGGAGGCAACCCAGGTACTGCGGCAGGCGGAGACGTTGCTGGCAATGGAAGGGTTGGGCGGCATAGTTGAACTCAAGCCATTCTCCCTTGCTGTCCACTGGAGGGGCTTGGATCTGAAAGGCCAACGGGACACAAGGATCGGGGCTCTACGGGCCTTTGCCTTTCTTCGAACAAAAGCAAATTGTCGCCTGCTGGAGTTCGACGGCGGGATGGAACTGCTCGTCGGCAGGCGCGACAAGGGTGATGCCGTAAGGGCCATCCTGAAAGAGTTGCCCGCGAAGACACCGGTTGCATATCTGGGCGACGATCTTACCGATGAAGACGCGTTTCTGGCTTTAGGCGATGCCGGGCTGACAGTGCTCGTGCGGCCCGAACTCCGGCCCACCGCTGCACAACTGTGGATCAGGCCGCCTCATGAGCTCACGCGTTTTTTGGAAACATGGTTGGACTCTTGCGGAGGTGCGGCATGAGTGCGCTAAAGAAGCTAATGATCGTTTCCAATCGGCTGCCATGCGTTGTTGAGAACGTCGGAGGAAGCGTTCGCGTGGAACCGGCCTCCGGCGGACTGATTACAGCGCTTACATCCGTGCTGAAAAACAAAGAGACTCTCTGGGTAGGCTGGCCCGGATCTGACGCCGAAGAACAAGACGTTAGAGCTCTGATTCAAGCAGCGTCAATAGAGAACTGCCGCTTCATTCCCGTCTTTCTGTCGTCCGTGGAACTGGCCAAGTTCTATTATGGCTTCTCCAACGAGATTCTCTGGCCGCTATTTCACGATCTGCAATCACGCTGCAATTTCGACCCCTGCTATTGGGGCGTTTACAAGCGCGTGAACAAGAAATACGCCGCTGCGGTTCTTGAGCACGCGGAAGGAACAGACTATGTGTGGGTGCATGACTATCACCTCATGTTGATCGCGGAAGAGCTGCGTGAAATGGAAATCGGAAAGACTTTGGCTTACTTCCATCACATTCCCTTTCCCTCGCCTGATATTTTCGCCAAGCTCCCTTGGCGCTCTGAGCTGCTGCGCGCCATGCTTCGATTTGATGTTCTTGGTTTCCAAACCGGTCGCGATCTCAGGAATTTTGTGCTCTGCTTAAGGCGCTTTCTAGCCAGCGAGGTTCGGGCCCGGCGGAACGGCAGAGCAGTAATGTTTGAAACCAGTGACAGACAGGTGACGGCAGGGGCTTTCCCGATCAGCATAGATTTCCAGGAATTTTCAACGCGAGCTTGCAGCGAAGAGGTCACACAAATGGCGGCTTCGCTGCGGGATAACATCAAAGCGGACCATTGCCTGTTGGGCGTCGATCGCCTCGACTATACCAAGGGGATCCCAGAGCGGTTGCGCGCGTTTGAGTTACTTCTGGAACAGTCCCCTGAGCTTCAATGCAGGGTTACCCTGGTGCAAATTGTGGTGCCCAGCCGTGAAGATATACCCAAGTATCAGGAGCTCAAACAGGAAGTTGAACGCCTGGTTACTTCGATCAATGGACGCTTTACGAAGAACGGTTGGGTCCCCATCCAGTACGTTTACCGCCGGCTCAATCGGGACGAACTGCTGGCACATTACAAGGCGGCTGACGTGGCTTTGGTTACACCGTTAAAAGACGGCATGAACCTGGTCGCCAAAGAGTTTTGTGCTGCTCACACCAGCAATGACGGCGTCCTGATCGTGAGCGAGTTTGCCGGGGCGGCGCAACAGCTCAAGGCCGGAGCGCTGGTTGTGAATCCAAATGATCTGAGCGGTGTCGCCAATGCCATCAGGCAGGCACTAGTGTTTACGCGGTCGGAACGCCTCTGTCGAATGCGAACAATGCGGCGCTCCATCGCCAAAGACAATGTCAGTGTCTGGGCGGAGGCTTTTTGCAAGGCGGTGAGGCTACACACCGTTGAGACTGATGAATCCCTGGCTTGTGCGGTTTCGGTATGAGCTCACCGCTACGGATTTTTCCAGCTTGGAGTGGGAGTTCGATGATCAGAGTTTTGTCATTTGGGTATGTCGATGAGCTGCTTCAGAAACGCCATCGGTTTCTGGCGGCTTCCGGATTCGAAGTAACATCGGTTGACACAAAGTCGGCGGGTTTGCGATTGCTTGGGACGTGCGAATTTGACGTTCTGGTGATTGGACACGGAGTTCCACTTAGAGATCGCAACGCGGTGGCGGCAAGAGCCAAGTGCGGGGACGCAATCCGTGTGATCTTCTTGTATCGTTCGAACATACGCAACGCGGAACTTGCCGATGCGGTCTTGAGCGTGGATAGCAGCGCTGAAGACCTGCCGCAAGTCATTCTAAGATTGGTCGGCGAGCAATCGAGGATTGTCGGGTGCGGTTAAGAATGCTGGGTGCCTTTGCGCGGTTTTGCGCAAAGGTGGGTGCTCTCTCCCCTCAACATCTGAATCCAGCTATCTTGCCGCTGCCAATGTGTTTCAGAGAAGAGCGACTAATTTCCAGTTGGTAGTTTGAGCGACCTTCAACTACAACATCCGAGCGATTGCTCCCGCGCCATATTGGTTCGGTATTTCCTCAA from Terriglobia bacterium includes the following:
- the otsB gene encoding trehalose-phosphatase; translation: MAITCLRTDFFERLQSCNHPVLLLDYDGTLAPFTVERDRAEPYANAIESLQRICRTTGTRTIFITGRAAGDLDRLLRPYELSCEIWGGHGRERLHPDGTLTTFEIEPEATQVLRQAETLLAMEGLGGIVELKPFSLAVHWRGLDLKGQRDTRIGALRAFAFLRTKANCRLLEFDGGMELLVGRRDKGDAVRAILKELPAKTPVAYLGDDLTDEDAFLALGDAGLTVLVRPELRPTAAQLWIRPPHELTRFLETWLDSCGGAA
- a CDS encoding trehalose-6-phosphate synthase, which gives rise to MSALKKLMIVSNRLPCVVENVGGSVRVEPASGGLITALTSVLKNKETLWVGWPGSDAEEQDVRALIQAASIENCRFIPVFLSSVELAKFYYGFSNEILWPLFHDLQSRCNFDPCYWGVYKRVNKKYAAAVLEHAEGTDYVWVHDYHLMLIAEELREMEIGKTLAYFHHIPFPSPDIFAKLPWRSELLRAMLRFDVLGFQTGRDLRNFVLCLRRFLASEVRARRNGRAVMFETSDRQVTAGAFPISIDFQEFSTRACSEEVTQMAASLRDNIKADHCLLGVDRLDYTKGIPERLRAFELLLEQSPELQCRVTLVQIVVPSREDIPKYQELKQEVERLVTSINGRFTKNGWVPIQYVYRRLNRDELLAHYKAADVALVTPLKDGMNLVAKEFCAAHTSNDGVLIVSEFAGAAQQLKAGALVVNPNDLSGVANAIRQALVFTRSERLCRMRTMRRSIAKDNVSVWAEAFCKAVRLHTVETDESLACAVSV